The Punica granatum isolate Tunisia-2019 chromosome 4, ASM765513v2, whole genome shotgun sequence genome has a window encoding:
- the LOC116202967 gene encoding phospholipase D delta-like, translating to MCLRRNSMSHEGKANPPDNKTVPCNGNGTAATGKLVFLHGELDMYIVEAKSLPNMDLASERMRQCCTMFGPCSSPFNKRFLGRSGKHSIITSDPYVSVCLAGATVARTRVINNCENPLWDEHFCVPVAHPVVKVEFHVKDNDVFGAELIGVVEIPVTKLLSGNVINDWFPIISHYGSPLKPYPELHISVQFKPVGENRLYLDGIGAGPDCKGVPNTYFPLRKGGNVTLYQDAHVPDGMLPEIPLDDGKVFQQGKCWEDICHAILEAHHLIYVIGWSVYHPVKLVREPTRPLPSGGELALGELLKYKSQEGVRVVMLIWDDKTSHDKFLIKTEGVMQTHDEETKKFFRHSSVHCALSPRYASNKLSIFKQQVVGTLYTHHQKCVLVDTQASGNNRKITAFIGGLDLCDGRYDTPEHRLFRDLDTIFKNDFHNPTFTTTNNVPRQPWHDLHCKIEGPAAYDILTNFEQRWRKATKWRDFKLNRVTHWHDDALIRLERISWIVSPYSNEEAVHVRDENDPENWHVQIFRSIDSGSVKGFPKSVQEAETQNLICGKNLKVDKSIHTAYVKAIRSAQHFIYIENQYFLGSSYYWPSYKNAGANNLIPMELALKIASKISANERFSVYVVMPMWPEGVPNSAPVQEILFWQGQTMSMMYQIIAQALEKAGLSGQYHPQDYLNFFCLGKREPPFSSEGHAPINSSSENNPAVLAQKFRRFMIYVHAKGMIVDDEYVIIGSANINQRSLDGSRDTEIAMGSYQPKYTWAEKQRHPRGQVYGYRMSLWAEHLGMLEDEFQEPQSLECVKRVNEIAKQNWMAYVSEDSQEMRGHLMQYPVKVSREGKVGPLPGLETFPDVGGKVLGAPTTLPDALTT from the exons AtgtgcttgaggaggaatTCAATGAGCCACGAGGGCAAAGCAAATCCTCCGGACAACAAGACGGTCCCGTGCAATGGCAATGGGACGGCAGCCACCGGAAAGCTGGTTTTCTTACATGGAGAGCTTGACATGTACATAGTGGAGGCGAAGTCGCTGCCAAACATGGACTTGGCCTCGGAGCGGATGAGGCAGTGCTGCACCATGTTTGGCCCTTGCTCCTCCCCCTTCAACAAGCGGTTTCTCGGCCGGTCAGGCAAGCATTCAATCATCACCAGTGATCCTTATGTCTCGGTCTGCCTCGCAGGGGCCACTGTCGCTCGTACACGGGTCATCAACAATTGTGAGAACCCGCTCTGGGATGAGCATTTCTGCGTCCCGGTCGCCCATCCAGTGGTGAAGGTCGAGTTTCACGTGAAGGACAATGATGTATTTGGGGCTGAGCTCATTGGGGTCGTGGAGATTCCCGTCACTAAGTTGCTCTCGGGAAATGTAATCAATGATTGGTTCCCGATCATCAGCCACTACGGGAGCCCCCTCAAGCCGTACCCGGAATTGCACATCTCTGTCCAGTTTAAGCCAGTCGGAGAGAACCGTTTGTACCTGGACGGGATTGGGGCGGGGCCTGACTGCAAAGGCGTGCCTAATACGTATTTCCCGCTCCGCAAAGGCGGGAACGTGACACTCTATCAGGATGCTCATGTGCCTGATGGAATGCTTCCTGAGATCCCCCTCGATGACGGGAAGGTCTTCCAGCAGGGCAAGTGCTGGGAAGATATATGCCACGCGATTTTGGAGGCTCACCACTTAATCTACGTGATCGGTTGGTCGGTATATCATCCTGTGAAGCTCGTGAGGGAACCGACAAGGCCTCTGCCTAGTGGAGGAGAGCTCGCTCTTGGAGAGCTGCTGAAGTATAAATCACAGGAAGGAGTCCGAGTGGTCATGTTGATATGGGACGATAAAACCTCTCACGACAAGTTTCTTATCAAAACG GAAGGTGTGATGCAAACCCACGATGAAGAAACCAAGAAATTTTTCCGGCACTCGAGTGTCCACTGTGCTCTCTCTCCACGGTACGCGAGTAACAAGCTTAGTATATTCAAGCAACAG GTCGTGGGAACCCTTTACACACATCATCAGAAGTGCGTGCTTGTTGACACTCAAGCCTCTGGAAACAACCGGAAAATAACAGCTTTTATCGGCGGTTTGGACCTATGCGATGGGAGATATGACACGCCAGAGCACAGGCTCTTCCGTGATCTCGATACCATCTTTAAGAACGATTTTCACAATCCTACATTTACT ACTACAAACAATGTCCCAAGGCAACCATGGCACGACTTGCACTGTAAGATCGAGGGACCTGCTGCATACGATATATTGACAAACTTCGAACAAAGATGGAGAAAAGCGACAAAATGGCGTGACTTCAAACTCAATCGTGTCACTCACTGGCATGACGATGCGCTGATTAGGCTCGAACGAATCTCGTGGATAGTTTCTCCATATTCGAATGAGGAAGCTGTTCACGTGAGAGACGAAAACGATCCTGAGAATTGGCATGTACAG ATATTTCGGTCCATTGATTCAGGATCTGTGAAGGGATTCCCGAAAAGCGTCCAAGAAGCCGAGACTCAG AATCTCATCTGCGGGAAGAACTTGAAAGTAGATAAGAGTATTCACACTGCTTATGTTAAGGCAATACGATCAGCACAACACTTCATATACATTGAGAATCAGTACTTCCTCGGATCTTCGTACTATTGGCCATCGTACAAGAATGCAG GCGCAAATAACTTAATACCGATGGAGTTGGCCTTGAAAATCGCTAGCAAGATCAGTGCAAATGAGCGGTTCTCGGTCTATGTAGTGATGCCAATGTGGCCCGAGGGCGTCCCAAACAGTGCACCTGTGCAGGAAATTCTGTTTTGGCAG GGACAAACAATGTCGATGATGTACCAAATCATCGCGCAGGCCCTCGAAAAAGCCGGGCTTTCGGGTCAATACCATCCCCAGGACTATCTCAACTTCTTTTGCCTTGGAAAACGCGAGCCCCCGTTTTCTTCTGAAGGTCATGCTCCAATAAATAGCTCAAGCGAGAACAACCCAGCG GTGCTGGCACAGAAGTTCCGAAGGTTCATGATTTACGTGCACGCCAAGGGAATGATAGTGGATGATGAGTATGTGATCATAGGATCGGCGAATATCAATCAGAGATCTTTAGATGGTTCACGCGACACAGAAATTGCAATGGGATCTTACCAACCGAAATATACATGGGCAGAGAAGCAGAGACATCCGCGAGGACAG GTATACGGTTACAGGATGTCTCTATGGGCGGAGCACCTGGGCATGCTCGAGGACGAGTTCCAGGAACCGCAGAGCCTCGAGTGCGTGAAACGCGTCAATGAGATTGCCAAGCAGAACTGGATGGCTTACGTGAGCGAGGACAGCCAAGAGATGAGAGGGCACCTGATGCAGTACCCAGTCAAAGTGAGTCGGGAAGGGAAGGTCGGCCCTTTACCTGGTTTGGAGACGTTTCCTGACGTAGGCGGTAAAGTCCTCGGAGCCCCGACAACTCTCCCGGATGCTCTAACCACATAA
- the LOC116202969 gene encoding multiple organellar RNA editing factor 1, mitochondrial-like — protein MAMYSFRLRRALSSLSGVHSSLSGSGSAISAAPALVPSLPRLSSLSVPFLCPAQLQSRSFRSSTASLLAQGNYSRNFDDSDKIDENTILFEGCDYNHWLITMDFPRDNPPTPEEKVRTYEETCARGLNISLEEAKKKMYACSTTTYNGFQALMTEAESEQFRGLPGVVFILPDSYIDPQNKEYGGDKYENGVITPRPPPIQYGRQRSRDRRRDYDQPRYDREGGFVQNRQGNPQYNNPQGHVQREDGRNYGPSQNYPPQQNYGPPGQGDRRNPMPMNNMNYAPRGRDPAASQQGNYNLWGQPNNNYYNQERMDMPQGDRRNYASPQNDFRGNNMNYAPNTPGGPNGQAGQGGSGYQGGGYGQGAGSNYGQGYMGQGEGQRFSQGDQRNMQGDQGGHGFGGPNQGKY, from the exons ATGGCCATGTACTCCTTCCGCCTCCGGCGAGCCCTGAGCTCACTCTCCGGTGTCCATAGCTCTCTCTCCGGCTCCGGTTCTGCAATCTCTGCAGCTCCAGCACTGGTTCCATCCCTGCCGCGGTTGTCGTCGCTGTCGGTTCCATTTCTCTGCCCTGCTCAGCTGCAGTCTCGGTCTTTCAGGTCATCGACGGCGTCCCTGTTAGCTCAGGGGAACTACAGCAGGAACTTCGACGACTCCGACAAGATCGACGAGAACACGATCCTGTTCGAAGGATGCGACTACAATCACTGGCTGATAACGATGGATTTCCCGCGCGACAACCCGCCCACTCCCGAGGAAAAGGTCCGGACGTACGAAGAAACCTGTGCCAGGGGACTCAACATCAG CTTGGAAGaagcgaaaaagaaaatgtacgCCTGTAGCACGACGACTTACAATGGCTTTCAGGCTCTGATGACTGAAGCCGAGTCTGAGCAATTCCGAG GGCTTCCCGGAGTTGTCTTTATATTGCCAGATTCTTACATAGATCCTCAGAATAAGGAGTATGGAG GTGACAAGTATGAAAATGGAGTAATCACACCGAGGCCGCCCCCAATTCAGTACGGGAGGCAGAGGTCTCGAGACCGGAGGAGAGACTACGATCAACCAAGATATGACCGAGAAGGAGGCTTCGTGCAAAACAGACAAGGAAATCCCCAATACAATAATCCCCAGGGACATGTGCAAAGAGAAGATGGCAGAAACTACGGGCCTTCCCAGAATTACCCTCCCCAACAAAATTATGGTCCACCTGGACAAGGTGATAGAAGAAACCCCATGCCGATGAACAACATGAACTATGCCCCTCGAGGAAGGGATCCAGCGGCTTCACAGCAGGGCAATTACAACCTGTGGGGTCAGccaaataataattactaCAATCAAGAACGAATGGATATGCCTCAAGGAGATCGAAGGAATTATGCATCTCCTCAGAATGACTTCCGGGGGAACAACATGAATTATGCTCCTAATACTCCGGGTGGACCAAATGGGCAAGCAGGACAAGGCGGCAGTGGATACCAAGGTGGAGGTTATGGACAAGGAGCAGGTTCCAACTATGGACAGGGTTACATGGGACAAGGAGAAGGTCAGAGATTTTCACAAGGAGATCAGAGAAACATGCAGGGAGATCAAGGGGGCCATGGCTTTGGAGGACCTAACCAG GGGAAATATTGA
- the LOC116206074 gene encoding pentatricopeptide repeat-containing protein At1g71460, chloroplastic: MQAVSTPSPLALHNCRCFGPKDRDGKSNRHVSRSRTLAKPPPVHFPRGSPKKKTKPFAEEDAFPSSLPLHTRNPHAIYSDIQRFARQNRLRETLTILDYMDRQGIPVNITTFSSLLAACVRSKSLEEGKQIHTHIRINGFENNEFLNTKLVHMYMSCGSVEDAKRVFGSCPSNTIYPYNAMIRGTVISGGRRYADAISAFSEARKLGIECNEYTFTCMIKSFAGASALRQGLKIHALLVKNGWIESSMLRTGLIDMYFKCGKVKLARLIFEEIDDKDIVVWGAMLAGFAHNRLQREALDYMRGMISEGISPNSVILTTMLPVLGVLQARDLGRELHAYVVKTKRYTRQLSIQSALVDMYCKCGDMAYGRQVFYHSLERNAISWTALMSGYISNGRLDQALRSVVWMQQEGFKPDVVTVATILPVCSELRALKHGKEIHAYAVKNEFFPNVSLTTSLMVMYSKCGVLEYSFRLFEDMPKRNVISWTAMIDALYESGNFCEALGVFRSFQQSKQRPDSVAVARILDVCANLKVLKLGQEIHAHVLKKRFEGVPFVSAELIKMYGSCRATPSARLVFDSVPVKGSLTWTAIIEAYGASGSYQEGIDLFDQMISNGFAPNGFTFKAVLGICERAGFADDADRIYNSMPLQYKINASRETFPSVGERTTTALLDCFEKPLEQTSLSVDYG, translated from the coding sequence ATGCAAGCCGTCTCCACTCCATCGCCCCTCGCCCTACACAATTGCCGCTGTTTTGGACCGAAGGATAGGGATGGGAAGAGTAACCGGCATGTCTCGAGATCCAGAACACTCGCAAAGCCTCCACCAGTTCACTTCCCTAGAGGCAGCCCGAAGAAAAAGACCAAACCGTTCGCTGAAGAGGATGCGTTCCCGTCTTCTCTACCACTGCACACGAGGAACCCACATGCCATATACAGTGATATCCAGAGGTTTGCGAGGCAAAACAGGCTTAGGGAAACCCTCACCATATTGGACTACATGGACCGGCAGGGAATCCCGGTTAACATAACCACCTTCTCTTCCCTTCTCGCCGCTTGTGTTCGGTCGAAATCGTTGGAGGAAGGGAAACAGATCCATACGCATATAAGGATTAATGGGTTCGAGAACAATGAGTTCTTGAACACCAAGTTGGTCCACATGTACATGTCTTGTGGTTCCGTTGAGGATGCAAAAAGGGTGTTTGGATCATGCCCCAGCAACACCATTTATCCATATAATGCAATGATAAGGGGCACGGTTATCTCTGGTGGGAGGAGATATGCAGATGCTATTTCGGCTTTCTCTGAGGCGAGGAAGTTGGGAATAGAGTGTAATGAATATACCTTTACTTGTATGATAAAGAGCTTTGCTGGTGCTTCGGCTCTTAGACAGGGCTTAAAGATCCATGCGCTTTTGGTAAAGAACGGTTGGATTGAGAGTTCGATGCTGAGGACTGGTTTGATTGACATGTACTTCAAATGTGGAAAGGTAAAGCTTGCAAGGTTAATTTTTGAAGAAATCGATGATAAAGATATTGTCGTGTGGGGTGCAATGCTTGCAGGTTTTGCACACAATAGATTGCAAAGGGAAGCCTTGGACTATATGAGGGGGATGATATCTGAAGGGATAAGCCCAAATTCAGTTATATTGACCACGATGCTACCGGTACTTGGGGTCTTGCAGGCAAGGGATTTGGGTCGAGAGCTTCACGCTTATGTGGTGAAGACAAAGCGTTACACGAGACAACTATCTATTCAGTCTGCTTTGGTTGATATGTACTGCAAGTGCGGTGACATGGCTTATGGAAGGCAGGTCTTTTACCATTCGTTGGAGAGAAATGCTATTTCTTGGACTGCTTTAATGTCAGGTTACATCTCAAATGGGAGACTCGACCAGGCTTTGAGATCTGTAGTATGGATGCAGCAAGAAGGTTTTAAGCCCGATGTTGTTACAGTTGCCACGATACTACCAGTTTGTTCTGAGCTAAGGGCCTTGAAGCATGGGAAGGAGATTCATGCTTATGCAGTTAAGAATGAATTCTTTCCAAATGTGTCGTTGACCACTTCCTTGATGGTGATGTACTCAAAATGCGGCGTCCTCGAGTATTCCTTCAGGCTATTCGAGGACATGCCAAAGAGGAACGTGATCTCATGGACGGCCATGATCGATGCATTATATGAAAGTGGGAATTTCTGTGAAGCTCTCGGGGTTTTTCGGTCCTTTCAGCAGTCGAAGCAGAGACCCGATTCTGTAGCAGTGGCCAGGATCTTGGATGTCTGTGCCAACCTGAAGGTTCTAAAGCTTGGACAGGAGATCCACGCACATGTTCTGAAGAAAAGGTTCGAGGGAGTCCCTTTTGTTTCCGCAGAATTGATAAAAATGTATGGGAGTTGTCGGGCAACTCCTAGCGCGAGATTGGTGTTTGACTCGGTCCCTGTAAAGGGTTCACTGACTTGGACTGCAATCATAGAGGCTTATGGAGCTAGCGGATCATACCAGGAAGGAATCGATCTTTTTGATCAGATGATTTCCAACGGTTTCGCTCCAAATGGGTTCACCTTTAAGGCCGTGCTGGGTATATGTGAACGAGCTGGGTTTGCAGATGATGCCGACAGGATCTATAACTCAATGCCCTTACAGTACAAGATCAATGCTTCGAGAGAGACTTTCCCGTCAGTCGGGGAAAGGACTACTACGGCTCTTCTGGATTGCTTCGAGAAACCTCTCGAACAAACGAGTCTTTCAGTAGACTATGGCTAG